The sequence below is a genomic window from Hemitrygon akajei unplaced genomic scaffold, sHemAka1.3 Scf000111, whole genome shotgun sequence.
cctttgggccctctTTACACATCTGTCTCTGTACATctcctgaatagtgagaagttcacatctacagatgcactgggcagtctgcaccactctctgcagggtcctgcgattgagggaagtacagttcccataccaggcagtgctgcACCCAGTCAGCATGCTCTCTATTGTCttgctgtagaaagttcttaggatttggggcccacaACAAGCAACTTCAACCATCTGAgctgaaagaggtgctgctgtgctcttttcacaacacagccggtatgtacggagcatttgagatccttggtgatgtttatgctgaggatcttaaagctgttcaccctctcaaccccagatccattgatgccaataggggttcgcctgtctccattcctcctgtagtacacaatcagctcctttgtttttgtgacaatgagggagagtttgttttcttgacaccagtcagatgttgttcagacctcagatatcgatcactcctaccttttcctttccaaacaagtttggccagcttctctgtcacagaaacatggaggagttcagtacggaaacaggctatttggcccatctagtcaatgctaaaaaaaacatttaaggtaTCTATTGCAACTACCTGActgggaccatcgccctccatacccctaccatccaggctcccatccaaacttctttcaaATGGTGAAACTGAGCCCACATGAACCCCTtgtgctgacatctcattccacactctcacgaccatttcagtaaagagcttttccacatgttcccgttaaattttcaccttccccacttacccatgacctcggTTGtcatcccacacaacctcagtggaaaaagctgcttgccttTACGctatctgtaccctcataattctgtatacttcCAACAAATCCTCATGCAATGTTTAATGACCTTGTCTATGTTTAGTgcattttttaggtgtataagatgatgaggggcattgatcgtgtggatagccagaggttttattCGCAggactgaaatgtctaacacgagaggacatagttttaaggtgcttggaaatagataccgaggggatgccaggggtaagttttttacccagagagtggtgggtgcatgcacTACACTGCcagctatttgtgtgagagtgtttcagttactgtgtggtcatgaacccatgcagctcagtgggaacagggaataatatcaatggagagagtcaaactgagccaggtcacaggttggagatggcagaaatgccccattcttatagagacaggaagagcatcagagagtttgatggtcattccagataccagcactgtgcccagttagaaggtgatttctctctccaacttgggttgaacttcactgtaacagtgtgatgccagatcacaccttgacaacttaTGTgaactcatctgaaatgttgtcctgcaCCCATTGACAGatattgtaaatctttttacaggtcaAAAATGGCAAGGAATTTGTGTACAGGAATCTGGAGctcaacacaccagttttgctatctctgtccagatatttaagaagtggagcaagggattcactcgatcatccttcctgttcagactgtggggagggattcactgaatcatctgaccgactggcgCACCCGTCATTTTGCACAGGGTGGAAcgattcatctgctcagacagtggaaATGGAATCACTCGGccttctcaactgaaggtacatcagcaagttcacactgggaaaggccattcacctgttttgtgggtgagaagggattcagtcagtcttcccactTGTGCACACGCAAGTCAGTTCAtagtgggcagaggctggtcatctgttgAATTTTGGGGAAGCATTCActaggtcatctgacctaatggctcaccagcgagttcacaccggtgagaggccgttcacctgctcggactgtggaaaaggattcacttgctcatctaaactgaaattacatcagcgtgttcacactggggagaagccgttcacctgctcagactgtgggaagggattcagctgGTCATCtcacctgaaggtacatcagcgatttcacactggagagaggccattcacctgctcagactgtgggaagggattcactatgtCATCTAatctgaagatacatcagagagttcatactggagagaggccgttcacctgctcagactgtgggaggggatttacttgctcatcccaactaaaggcacaccagcgagttcacactggggagcggccattcacctgctcggactgtgggaaaggattcacttgctcatccgaactgaaggtccatcagcgagttcacactagagaaaggccattcatctgctcagactgtgggaagggattcactcagtcagcaaAGCTAAAgattcaccagcgagttcacactggggagaggccattcatttgctcggactgtgggaaggaattcacttgctcatccgaaCTGAaggttcatcagcgagttcacaccggggagtggccgttcacctgttcatactgtgggaagggattcaactGGTCTTCTGAATTGAAAGCACATCAGAgatttcacactggagagaggccatttacctgctcagactgggaagggattcactatgtCATCTAATCTGAAGAGACATCAGAGAGTTCATACTGGAgaaaggccattcacttgctcagtctgtgggagggGATTTACTTGCTCATccaacctaatggctcaccagcgagttcacactgtggagcggccgttcacctgcttagactgtgggaagggattcacttgctcatccgaactgaagttacatcagcaagttcacactggggagcggccgtttgcctgctcagactgtgggaagcgattcacacTGTCATCCCAGCTACTgagtcaccagtcagttcatactggggagtggccattcacctgctcggactgtgggaagggattcactcagtcagttcaactgaaggtacatcagcgagttcacaccggggagaggccattcacctgctctgtctgtgggaagggattcaattggTCATCTcacctgcagagacaccagtcagcccACACAGGGaaatggccattcacctgctcagtctgtgggaagggattcacttggtcatctaaaCTGAGTagacatcagcaaattcacactggagagaggccattcacttgctctgtctgtgggaatggattcactgagtcatccgaactgaaggtacatcagcgagttcacactggggagaggccgttcacctgctcagtgtgtgggaagggattcattcggtcatctacactgaaagtacatcagcgaaatcacactggggagaggccgttcacctgctcagactgtgggaagggattcactcggtcatccaccctacaaaCACACCGTtcagttcacactagggagaggcgaatcacctgttcagactgtgggaagggattcacttcgtcatctcaactggagagacaccagcaagttcacactggatagAGGCTGATCTCCTGCTCAGAGTTTTGCATAAGATTCTCTCAACCAAATCAactgaatgtgcatcattgagttcacactggggagaggctgttcacctgctgtgaatgtgggaagcgattcactcagtcatctaaccttatgCAACTCTCACTTTGGCTAGCAGCTGAACTTTTGGAGTGATAGCTCCCCAGCCCAGctaacttaagaaatctcattcgGGTGGATGCTTCATGATGTGTCCCGTTCCAAATCAGAACACTGAAATaacaaactgtacacaatatgtgattaatcaattgagatttataattcttactttgactatagggttagtaaagaaaacaaaaagaaagaaaaagggcccactctctccattcacgtcttctcatctctccccagcaaatgGTGGTGAaattctctcttccagactcacaggaaagaacaacatttctgcCATTGGATAGCCCCGCATTcccaaaccctgttatctctagtcataacctaaatattgctgctacagagaaacaattacctcagcagtgaaacattgcatagaggccattacgttagcagtgaaatcttACAGCATGTTATGCTTGTGACTCACCGccaggttcacactggggaggaagtttcaataagctgcttGCTGGATATTTctccatcaccattgctgaatTCTACTTCAAGactgactgtcggtgctgaactctgcaattattgctgctgctcaccacacccagttctgcaccctggtcactgggcatgggaggagtttcttctgctgcatatttacccttaatgggactggagtttaatattctgggtctgagacaaataaatcagttctattttaaactctgtctttgGAACTCTGTGAGTTTACAACACAACTAGTGTACTCAGgccagctggaccctgccagtgattctgttccttgacagtccttttaaatcctcccctgttgttcatctcctgctgtccaaacagtcaccatgctgtgggtgaagaggtttcccttaatTTTTCTACTGACTGAAGAAGTCGCAGCGATTGCAGTTCTGTCTAAGATGTTCTTCacccctcaaatctctgggctgacGAAGAATGACATTGGGTGTTAACCTCCTTATTCAGGGCTCATTTCCATATTTTGGgccattttccctgcttctaaagggttgttagaaaacaccactctcctctaaagactgaaagcagaatgggaaaccatccATTGGATGTTCAAcgaagcagggtcagaaaccagaggcaggTCCGCACagagcagagtttggggctctggacaaTGGTCGGGATAAGAATgtatgatgaggagaagagaatcaGCAGCGGGGCGTGGAAACGAATGACAGAATAGCAAGATTTGGAAGCTCATTTGACGGAAAATAATTCAGTTGTCTGACTGCCTACACAGACAATGCCTGTTGTGAGATTCCCCATTTGTTGAGGCACGTGTGTGTTGAGAATGGTGATATCTATTGAagcagttgttcctgcttgtttatcctgtaatattatatccagatagTTATTTTAGATTAACTTGTCTGttataatgtattgattataatATAACTTGTGAGATTATGTCCCTAACTGGATATGGCTTCAATTTATGGTGCCTTAATGAGGTGATGGAGGTCATTCATGAGTTtgtgttttaaagcaagattttggtaaatgatatttgccacttgattgtacctgcataagtaatcagattgagttaaactgctgcaggatcctggaatgtgttggattgtgtctggtttctcttggcattttctgcatttattgccttgtttgtttgtattGTATGTATTTGTGAGTTTTTTTGTTAACCAGCTTGTCCTGTATTCCTGCAAGGaatccctctgtttctgggaagaggtgtccaactctcagtcaggtgctcgatgcttccttgtcaccatctagtctgctcagatcgttgggatgtctcccatggagggtcattcTCATTCCATttgttaatgttttcttccatattgattattcatttttctgagttggcctctcatttaagttttctggtcttcTTAGcacaattgcatatacacacttggagtgctgaatcctgtttacttttgaagaaaatatatacttaaaagttttatctgactgttgtgtgattttttttctcattcgtgttattcctcttcctcctgtctaAGGTACTGTTTGAGTGTAAGTAATCTTTTCTGAAGTTTTCTAAAgttcttatttatctttgtaaattttactgattgaagtGGGACTAagatatttttttatttttaaaaagtcaatgtctgtattgatgaaagtgtttattgcctttgttgtatttgttaattattgagctctgtttggcaggttTTCTTAAGCCTCAAACTAAATTTTGTCAAAAGTTCTCCCTATTTCACACTATTTTCTAttgtctttgcttgttgatattccaggtatgtgggtatcaagagtcccggtgaagggtcttggcccgaaatgttgattcccatccatagatgctgcctgacatgctgagctcctccagcactttgtgtgtagttctctagatttctagcatctgcaggtcctcttgtttcccagaTACTTATTTTTCTTGAAGCTACAAGTCgtgtagctctgttggtaaaatattaaataaaaacatgAGAAAGAGGTGGCACAgggttggaagatgtagaatatcagtgggtagaattaaggaagaGCACATGTAAAACAaaatccctgatgggaattgtttcgagaccctcaaacagtagtaagtatgtggtccacaaattacaatgggagatagagaaCTCTTGCCAAAAGTGTAATGTTAGGATAGTCAtggggattgtcatgcaggtgattcggaaaattaggatggtgttggtctcaagaggaggaatttcctagaaagcctacaagatgcttttttCGAGCAGCTCATGTTTGAGCCCagttggggatcagctattctgcattgggtgttgtaatgaaccagaattaattaggtcactaaAGTCCAAAGAACACTTAGGGGCAAGTGAATTTAATATGATCAAATCCACCCTGACATTagtgaaggagaagctaaagtcgatGTGGAacaaagagaattagagaggcctGAGAGAAAAATCGGTCAAAATTGATCTAAAAAAAACGTGGGCATGGacgaaaacagagcagcaatggctggaatttttggaagcagtttggaaggcacaggatatacacagtggcatgcaaaagtttaggcacccctggtcaaaatttctgttactgtgaatagttaagtgattaaaagatgacctgattacaaaaggcatagttaaagatgacacatttctttaatattttaagcaagattacatttttatttccatcttttacaatttcaaaataaccaaaaaggaaaagggccagaaacaaaagtttgggcaccctgcttgATCAGTACAGAGTAacatcccctttggcaagtatcacagcttgtgaatactttttgtagccagccaagagtcttTCAGTTATTGTTTGAGTAAATTTCGGGGTTCAGTCAGAAGCAGCAAAGTACTGattgtggaaattacaaatgagAATATTGTTAGAGGCACAGAGAGCAgcagcagcactgaaacaggcctttttgcccttctagtccatgctgatctgtttttgttgttactgctTAGTTCCAACTAACTGCACCcgagcctccatacacctcccatccatgtcctcacccaaattcctctttagtgtctaaatcgAACCCAAattctccacttccactggcagctcattccacactctcaccaacctctgagtgaagaatcccccttcagattccccagaaataattcactttcaccctgaacgtatgtccaatgtcagggtgagagcgaggacggggcagagagggaagacagtaagggggagggggtggttgagtgtggagagggaaacaaagtGGAGTgtttatacttaatatctttcagaaaaagtaattgtttgaacttgctgcaaacctacTTTCCTTACCCTGTACATTCTTAACCAAATTACTGATCCAGATGACAAGTAGCAGTggttgatgttcaaagtaaatgttattatcagagtacatatatgtcaccacatacaaccctgagatagtttttcctacaggaacacttagcaaatctatagaatagtaacaggatcaatgaaagatcaagtggagcatagaattcaacaaactgtgcaaatgcaaatatcattAAATATCAATGGGTAATgagagcaatggggtgtaaccctggggaacctcactaggcccggtcctcgagtccaataaacagcctcccaccatcactctctgcttcctaccatcaagacaactgtgcatccagtgagccagctctccctggatcccgtgtgatctgactttccacagcaacttaccatgtgaaccttatcaaaggcctccctgatgcccatatcggccccgatcctgggacagaggtgtcaccgatcagagggcatggatttaagcagaggatgaagaggtttagagggatctgaggaggagatttctcactcagagggtagctgaaatctggaacacactgcccgaggtggtggtggaggcaggtcccttcacaacatttacgaagaggatgagcattgaaactgccgagatacagtcggctgtgaaccaagtgctgataaatgggaccagtgtagacagtgagtggatggtcagaacaggtatggccggccaaaggcctgtttccgtgctgtgtgatccaccactccggacatgctaaattaacgatggttgcaccgcaaggcattgatttcaaaactccacaccctctccaacctgaaataaaccagactgaacccctttgtcaccactgggaatatctgtttctgtcaaggtaataTACCAATTGATCACGTCTGCTGAACAACTGGCAATTGGTGAAATTCCTGTGTTTTCTTTCGTTAATGTTGTCACCCTACAGCAAAACTAacctcactgtgtcagaatcggtgattaaatcagactccaaacactgtgctttcatccctgcatgttataactggaaccatctcactgagggtctgatggagacatgggatcacatctcccctgcgtCTGTCATTTCAAATACCctaagaatggttttctgattcagtctgaaggttatggtacattcagctcgtcgtcagacctgacaaaccgtgtcttcccacagctggttccacctgttggtgtgtcctctttcctccacctctagggaagctgcatctccacacaaactcctcacttgagacgactgtctgtacccgtgacacaggaaatcacatcactgtcactctcctgataccgtgactgacctgctcacctccgggtaCCCTCCATCAACAAGCTCCTtcctcagtcaccgtctgtgagattatataaaaatacaattacTGTAGAACGATCTgtcagacagctcctgtacccctccacctctgaccaTGCTGTGCTGGTTAAAACTCTCTCTCCCTTTGCAAACACCGGCTGTCCCACTAAATCCGAACCATCTGTGCAACCCCGTGTCCTCCTCTGATGCAAAGGTCActgacctcccccctcccctcccgctTCCCAATCTGCAGTCGCAGCCCATGGGCTCCCAGActctggggctttgtaacaaacacaatgttaacagcaaCATTACACAGTAATTAACATGAACAGAGAATTGCtgcttcctgaaaggacacgcCAACTGACTCATCCAATTGCCCAGATTCTCCCCAGTTAACAACTTATTTTGTCCCGGGACCTCTCTTCCTCGGGTTACAGAACGTCCGATCATCACTCTGCTCCCACACCCCTCAGCCGACCACTCACCCCACACTAATACATCCACCTATCAGCtctatccacacacacagacagatccccttCGTTCCAAGCATCCTTCCGGCTCGGGGAACCACAACTTACCGATCCCACAGGGTTCGggcgcaaagctaaaaccgggACTGCGGGACTGGAGAGCCCGGAGCTCCCAGACGTCCGGCAGAGCTCGATCCCAGGCCTTTCCCTCTGCAGCCGAACCCGATTTACACAACCCCGGGATCAGCCCCTTACTCACCGCTGCCCGAATAGGAGAAACGCCGCGCCTGCGTTTAGCAGGAGGTACTCCGAAGCAAGACCGGTGGACAGAGGTCTGCACAGCCCCACCAGTGGCCCGAGGCGGAGGGGCAccggagaggtaaatcacaaataatacgtacacaacgctgtaAGTactcagcatccgtgagaaaagagtagccaacgtttcgggccgagacccttcatcaggaatggggggggaagagagggccgaagcccagtaatagagataggggagggggaagggctagaggcgccaggtggagaaccaatcagaggaaagataaaggggggtggGGATAAGCATGGAAGAACTGtggagataaaggagcagaaagttgaaaggggagagaggcagagagggtcctgggatagggagagggggagggaattaactgaaattggagaattcaatgttcatagcaccaggctggaggctaccctgacagtagatgaggtgttgctcctccaacctgagtttggcgtcatcatggcagtagaggaggacatgtatggacatatctagatgggaatgagaggccgagttgaagtgggtggcaaccgggaggtcctgtctattaggacggatggagcggaggtgctcgaagaagcgatcccccaatgtccatacatggcctcctctactgccagcatgaggccaaactcaggttggaggagcaacctgGCACCTCtagaccttccccctcccctatctctattactgggcttcgtgtacgtattctttgatccacagcatctgcagttgtatttttgtggtaaatcacaaacacgacaaagtctgcagatgctggaaattcagagcaacacaaacaaaattccggcggaactcagcaggccgggcagcatctatcggaaAGAGTCAATAGTCGACGTTTCCAGttgaaccctccttcaggactgagatggaatgggggaaatatctgaataaaatcggggcgggcgaggaaatgtctcgctggaaggtgacaggtgaagccaggtaggtgggaaagctccagagcagaagaaaatagagtctaataggagaggagagtggagaataggagaaagggatggagcagtggacccagagagaagtgataAGCAGCAGAGTGGACGTgaaaagtcagagaggaagagagggagtgggagggaggggtgtgagggagatttgttcaccagaaggcgaaatcgatattcatgttatcaggttgggggtgggggtacaTAGACGAAATATGAGGTAGTGATCCTGgaccctgaaggtggcctcatcttgacacaagatgggctgacacgtcggaacgggaatgggaatcggaatgaaaatgtttggacaccgggaagtcccgctcggagcggatagttcaaaggttaatttattatcaaagcaggtatccataaacaactgagtttttttcttctcctgttacgtattcaggcaacaataattatagatgagttagacgaagggttttataacgaataacacgtttattaaacactgataacaaaccccctcaaaagtaaacaaactcaaacaatGAGCCGAgttcagctgctggcagctgatcaaacagttcttaatagcgttgcagttccaaacagtctttaaagcagtattgaaaagaacacagttgtttaaagcgatatgctgaaagaaaacagttctttagaacaatatgccgacagttcaaaagctcacggtacttttaaaaggagagactttttaaagcgattttaaattctcttccacgtcgatgtccttcgattcccagcgtcgaactcccacgtcgaattttattaaatataacggttaaaggtactgacctcttccacactattctcaaatcctttctggtcaacccagggattaacactgAGAATAATCAACGAAATCCtttcgaatgaggatcacacaagatCGAaatcaatccatcgaaaatcgatttttctcgatctccattttccaaacttctcttcactctccattagcaaagaaaccgttggctctgacctttcaaacttcaggcattatataaaacttcatttttgactaaactgcgtcatcacattaaatcacgcagcaacatgaagtcatcttggcaaatccagccacgaactgccccacctgacagggtgggtctcccttttatactctgtagaaaaaaacctgtcacatgacctctactggcgggaaaatgacatcactccaccattacctcatgtccagtataacttcaaccccagtcacgtgacaagagtaccaccgtcacgtgtcacgggtacgtaacacctccctccaaaaaaaacatttttggtccgACAAGAACAaagatttttaacaattacttacaaaaaaaccccccaaaaaaacaaaggtataaattatataacatacacaatatacaatacagtaggagtcttacaataaaaaaaaccactccaaaaaaaaacattgtacattcaacatcgagatagacaatcagcaaccacattatctttacctttaatatgagttatcacaatattgtactcttgtaacatcaaactccaatttaacaatcttctgtttttgtttttcatcttactcagaaaaactaacggattatgatcagtgtaaacaataagtggtttttgagttgtaccaacatatacctcaaaatattccaaagctaaaacaagagataacaattctttctctattgttgaatagtttctttgatgcttattaaatttcttagaaaagtatgctaccggatgatcaacctcatcaccctcattcctttgcatcaatactgctcccgcagcttcatcactagcatccacagctaatgaaaacggtttttcaaagtcaggtgccttaagcacaggttgttcacatatcattgtgttcaatttttcaaatgcttcctggcaaagcaccgtccacacaaacttcacattcttctgtagaaggttagttaatggaagggcaacattagcaaaattcttacaaaattttcgataatatcctaccattcc
It includes:
- the LOC140723381 gene encoding uncharacterized protein, yielding MSSNLKRHQRVHTGERPFTCSVCGRGFTCSSNLMAHQRVHTVERPFTCLDCGKGFTCSSELKLHQQVHTGERPFACSDCGKRFTLSSQLLSHQSVHTGEWPFTCSDCGKGFTQSVQLKVHQRVHTGERPFTCSVCGKGFNWSSHLQRHQSAHTGKWPFTCSVCGKGFTWSSKLSRHQQIHTGERPFTCSVCGNGFTESSELKVHQRVHTGERPFTCSVCGKGFIRSSTLKVHQRNHTGERPFTCSDCGKGFTRSSTLQTHRSVHTRERRITCSDCGKGFTSSSQLERHQQVHTG